In Symmachiella dynata, the following are encoded in one genomic region:
- a CDS encoding winged helix-turn-helix domain-containing protein, whose protein sequence is MMPSHENITDALPNSPEEKSLLEAAIQKLLLSAPEVWTVLDYDQLTAVEQRTLFLLTSAGMVERRVGFWCQHVNNADGVEAKCTMTGEGGFAEALQPLLARLQEVWRDAWDEWIAGGQSMSFPLNVEKLTPEYWRLTDQGVLAVQDLRSNKPDVVVDFVLKQEFFRDRPAVGGYGKLLALTGASGRDLPTETVDIGNWDQGAEKFAEVMTKAISDSLADAPGTHQPHTNQATASSTGAVPLDTGDEELESGVKTFERGDLIILPDHIELCGVRFCAGSRSESKRKLLNVLANKDKSGRTRAYSGKRLAEALQLKDATKIAGLVRDLRAQIKSTLQKHGQIDCDPKDIIQSGGWGYRLSEKLSVQEVDKGGKAPLQDHETGQSRHGDPVRDTVNGPVSDSVLPSGDTVATRQIRILQVLKSGQELRAPAIADELGSPLSTVKRDLKSLKGEGKIEFVGPPKTGHYRLCSRVDSGN, encoded by the coding sequence ATGATGCCGTCACACGAGAACATCACTGATGCACTACCGAACTCTCCGGAAGAGAAATCGCTTCTTGAAGCCGCCATCCAAAAACTTCTTTTGTCGGCCCCCGAAGTGTGGACCGTGCTCGACTACGATCAATTGACCGCCGTCGAGCAGCGTACTCTGTTCCTCTTGACCTCGGCAGGAATGGTCGAGCGTCGCGTTGGTTTTTGGTGCCAACATGTGAATAACGCAGACGGCGTCGAAGCGAAATGCACCATGACCGGTGAAGGCGGATTCGCGGAGGCGCTCCAGCCATTATTAGCGCGTCTCCAGGAAGTATGGCGAGATGCGTGGGACGAGTGGATCGCGGGAGGCCAATCTATGAGTTTTCCCCTCAATGTTGAGAAACTCACGCCCGAGTATTGGCGGTTGACAGATCAGGGCGTCTTGGCGGTTCAAGACCTGAGGAGTAACAAACCTGATGTTGTCGTCGATTTCGTGCTTAAGCAAGAATTCTTCCGTGACCGACCAGCAGTCGGTGGGTACGGCAAACTCCTGGCATTGACGGGCGCTAGCGGACGCGACTTGCCGACCGAGACCGTGGATATTGGGAATTGGGATCAAGGCGCTGAAAAATTTGCTGAGGTAATGACCAAAGCGATTTCTGATTCGCTGGCAGACGCTCCCGGAACGCATCAACCCCATACAAATCAGGCGACAGCGAGCAGTACCGGTGCTGTCCCGCTGGATACGGGTGATGAGGAATTAGAATCTGGGGTTAAGACCTTTGAACGCGGTGACTTGATCATTCTTCCAGACCACATTGAATTGTGCGGAGTCAGATTTTGTGCTGGTTCGCGATCTGAGTCGAAACGAAAACTGCTGAACGTCCTAGCGAATAAGGACAAATCCGGGAGAACTCGAGCGTACAGCGGAAAGCGACTCGCAGAGGCCTTGCAGTTGAAGGACGCCACCAAAATAGCAGGCCTTGTGCGTGATCTTCGAGCGCAAATCAAATCTACACTTCAAAAACATGGGCAAATCGACTGCGACCCGAAAGATATTATCCAAAGTGGTGGATGGGGATATCGCCTGTCTGAAAAACTAAGTGTCCAGGAAGTGGATAAGGGAGGCAAGGCACCGTTACAGGATCACGAAACAGGACAATCCCGTCATGGTGATCCTGTTCGTGATACTGTAAATGGTCCTGTTAGTGATTCTGTATTACCGTCCGGTGATACTGTAGCGACACGTCAAATCCGGATACTCCAGGTACTAAAAAGCGGCCAGGAATTGCGGGCGCCGGCCATCGCTGATGAACTGGGCTCCCCGCTGTCAACGGTCAAACGCGACTTGAAATCGTTGAAAGGCGAGGGCAAGATCGAATTTGTCGGACCGCCCAAAACCGGTCATTATCGCCTGTGTTCACGGGTGGATTCCGGTAACTGA
- a CDS encoding TetR/AcrR family transcriptional regulator, giving the protein MQNKSKPQGVISGAKPRERLTDRKRASIVQAAVEAFQQYGYFGASMNAIADAASVSKRTLYNHFDSKEALFDAILEELKVRVEQLPKCEFDDSRDLDEQLTELAQSEIDFFTSEEVQAFSRAGLSRVLGEPDAGQQVDPRFFIRRVTTWMKKAQVSGCLLEADAEFAAMQFVGLLRTFAFWPTIVHGEPPPSRRKRNQIVSHTVEMFLSRYAVN; this is encoded by the coding sequence ATGCAAAATAAAAGTAAACCGCAAGGTGTAATTTCTGGAGCCAAACCGCGGGAGCGACTGACGGATCGAAAACGAGCGTCGATCGTGCAGGCGGCAGTGGAGGCGTTTCAGCAGTACGGCTATTTCGGCGCCAGCATGAACGCCATCGCTGACGCCGCTTCGGTCAGCAAGCGAACGCTGTACAACCATTTCGATAGCAAGGAAGCTCTTTTCGACGCGATTCTTGAGGAGTTGAAGGTTCGCGTCGAACAACTTCCGAAGTGCGAGTTCGACGATTCGCGTGATCTTGACGAGCAGTTGACGGAGCTTGCGCAATCCGAAATTGACTTTTTCACGTCCGAGGAAGTCCAGGCATTTTCCCGAGCCGGCTTGTCACGCGTGCTGGGCGAGCCGGATGCAGGGCAGCAGGTCGACCCGCGATTTTTCATCCGGCGGGTGACAACGTGGATGAAAAAGGCACAGGTGTCCGGCTGTCTTCTCGAAGCAGACGCGGAGTTCGCGGCGATGCAATTCGTCGGCTTGCTGCGTACGTTTGCTTTCTGGCCAACCATCGTCCACGGCGAGCCCCCGCCCTCACGCCGCAAACGGAATCAAATCGTTTCGCACACCGTTGAAATGTTTCTCAGCCGATATGCAGTAAACTGA
- a CDS encoding DEAD/DEAH box helicase, translated as MDVFKLRDKVIHDYAEYVRSFVRIRESRLQQFVDESLTDQALWPQPLIQMNPSFEVGGWIDALVENQVLHQKCKDIFRIKTEQNVHGSPMRLHKHQVDAIGEAQAGRNYVLTTGTGSGKSLSYIIPIVDHVLRKGRGKGIQAIVVYPMNALCNSQYGELEKFLRIGFGEGKEPVRFERYTGQETREKREEITRNPPDILLTNYVMLELLLTRPFEQALVNSARDLSFLVLDELHTYRGRQGADVALLVRRVREACHATQMLCVGTSATMASGGSYEEQRKEIASVASRLFGTDVKPKSIIGETLKRESPELNFADASVLQGLKSDIAKTNGFPSAYASFIESPMACWLEDCFGLTREEGTNRLIRATPKRMRGDNGAATQLSALVGMSADDCEDAIERWLLAGCNSEPHPETNRQPFAFRLHQFISRGDAVFASLEENDTRHLSISGQQFVPGSQKSKILLPLAFCRECGAEYYSVWKYTESSTGRVHFRTRDLNDRVDDPAEGEAGFLYRDPENLWPNDPDEFVARLPEDWLEEHRGRMRVRSNRRDDVPQPILIAPDGTVSADGLMYAFTNTPFRFCQHCGVSYRVRRGSSDYGQLATLASGGRSTATTILSLTSVRFLREEPTLQDFARKLLSFTDNRQDASLQAGHFNDFVEVSLLRSALYKAVAAAGSDGIAHDELTQRVYKALDLPLELFAREPGVQFAQRADTERAFRNVLGYRLYRDQKRGWRITSPNLEQCGLLKIEYPSLIELCQSEEHWQGTHAALTGALPATRERISRALLDYLRRELAIDVDYLTTEFFERLQQQSSQRLREPWAIDEQERAEIASAVFPRGRRPHDRQFYTYLSGRSGFGIYLGRPTTLPEFDRSAGNLRLVDKDTIIQNLFTVLANAGYVVRVVEPSGDEDDQPGYQLSASAMQWQMADGTIAFHDPIRVPNPPQEGGRTNDFFVNFYRTVAGELRGLEAREHTAQVPYQERERREQDFGSAKLPVLYCSPTMELGVDIRQLNVVNMRNVPPTPANYAQRSGRAGRSGQPAFVLTYCTTGSSHDQYFFRQPERMVAGAVSPPRLDLANEDLVRAHIHAIWLAETGEWLGNSLTDLLDVEGVNPTLTMLPSKKAGLSKSSSIAGARAKAESILQTISAELESASWFTDEWLKQTLDHTLHAFEDACQRWRSLFLAAKDQFERQNAVIGDVALRAQWDEARRLRREAEAQIELLTDARNVIQSDFYSYRYFASEGFLPGYNFPRLPLSAYIPARRRMKGQDEFLSRPRFLAISEFGPRGIIYHEGSRYIVNKVILPIAEGDAPLTGAAKQCADCGYMHELKWGEAGPDRCENCDSARLSRIGSLLRLQNVATKRRDRISSDEEERLRMGYELRTGLRFKEVGGLPQYRVAEVTGITSFDCSLTYGDAATIWRINLGWRRRANRDQHGFVLDIEKGYWQRSDQLPDEEDPGDPLGARTQRVVPFVEDRRNCLIFDPSGGLDAGEMAALQAALKKAIQTIYQLEDNELAAEPLPSVDDRRQILFFESAEGGAGVLRRILEDENSLSLIAEEALRLCHFDPATGNDLRRAIGATEDCEAACYDCLMSYSNQRDHELLDRQRIRDTLLDLKHAQVKASPGIKSFAAHLASLKSQCDSQLEKSWLDYLAARHLRLPTTAQKFYEECGTRPDFVYGKQHTAIYIDGPPHDFADRQQRDQEKTAAMDDFGITVLRFHHEAEWDEIIALHPNIFGIAREVVSSITVPTVEEEEELDLDLFPTPWHSVIEQLAGDDSLLIEPGGDVASNGRVLGSYVIDIAKDDGHLWVVNAGEDGVPKILEAIQSQGHKAVAVDPADAEAAEAILAALGDAR; from the coding sequence ATGGACGTCTTCAAATTACGCGACAAAGTTATTCACGACTACGCCGAGTACGTCCGTAGCTTTGTACGGATTCGTGAAAGTCGATTGCAGCAGTTTGTTGATGAAAGTCTGACCGATCAGGCGTTGTGGCCACAGCCGCTGATTCAGATGAACCCCAGTTTCGAAGTGGGGGGCTGGATTGATGCCTTGGTTGAAAACCAAGTTCTCCACCAGAAATGCAAGGACATTTTTCGAATCAAGACGGAGCAGAACGTCCACGGCTCGCCGATGCGTCTGCATAAGCATCAGGTCGACGCAATTGGTGAGGCACAGGCTGGCAGAAACTATGTGCTGACCACTGGGACCGGTTCGGGAAAGAGCCTGTCGTACATTATCCCGATCGTGGATCACGTTCTGCGTAAAGGGCGAGGCAAAGGAATTCAGGCCATTGTCGTCTACCCCATGAACGCGCTCTGCAACAGTCAGTATGGCGAACTTGAAAAGTTCCTTCGCATTGGATTCGGCGAAGGGAAGGAGCCAGTGCGGTTTGAACGCTACACGGGGCAGGAGACGCGAGAGAAACGAGAGGAAATCACTCGCAACCCGCCGGACATCCTGCTAACCAACTATGTGATGCTGGAACTCCTGCTGACGCGTCCGTTCGAGCAGGCACTGGTCAACTCAGCCCGCGACTTGAGTTTTCTGGTGCTCGACGAGTTGCACACTTATCGTGGTCGGCAAGGAGCGGATGTCGCATTGCTGGTGCGTCGCGTGCGTGAAGCCTGTCATGCAACACAGATGCTCTGTGTTGGGACTTCGGCCACGATGGCGAGCGGAGGTAGCTACGAGGAACAGCGAAAAGAAATTGCGTCGGTCGCCTCTCGCCTGTTCGGCACGGACGTTAAACCGAAATCAATCATTGGCGAAACCCTCAAGCGTGAATCCCCAGAGTTGAATTTTGCTGACGCCAGCGTTTTGCAGGGCCTAAAAAGCGACATCGCCAAAACGAATGGTTTCCCATCCGCATATGCCAGCTTTATCGAATCACCGATGGCGTGCTGGCTCGAAGACTGCTTTGGCTTGACGCGAGAAGAAGGAACCAACCGGCTCATTCGAGCAACACCGAAACGAATGCGTGGTGACAATGGAGCAGCGACACAGCTTTCCGCTCTTGTCGGAATGTCGGCTGATGATTGTGAAGATGCGATCGAGCGATGGTTGCTTGCCGGTTGCAACAGCGAGCCCCACCCCGAAACCAATCGCCAGCCGTTCGCTTTCCGCTTGCATCAATTCATCAGTCGCGGTGACGCCGTCTTTGCATCTCTGGAAGAGAACGACACGCGTCATTTGTCGATCAGCGGACAGCAGTTTGTGCCCGGCAGTCAGAAGTCAAAGATACTCTTGCCATTGGCATTCTGCCGCGAGTGTGGCGCTGAGTATTACTCGGTCTGGAAGTATACGGAAAGTTCAACCGGTCGAGTCCATTTTCGGACGCGCGACTTGAATGATCGCGTCGACGACCCTGCGGAAGGAGAAGCAGGTTTCCTTTATCGTGATCCCGAAAACCTGTGGCCCAATGATCCAGACGAATTTGTGGCACGGCTTCCCGAAGATTGGCTGGAAGAACATCGTGGAAGGATGCGCGTTCGCAGTAATCGGCGCGACGACGTACCACAACCGATATTGATCGCCCCTGATGGAACGGTGTCAGCAGACGGGCTGATGTACGCCTTCACAAATACCCCGTTCCGGTTCTGTCAGCACTGCGGCGTGTCGTATCGTGTTCGACGCGGATCATCCGATTACGGTCAACTCGCCACTCTCGCGAGCGGAGGTCGCAGCACCGCCACGACAATTCTCAGCCTGACCAGTGTTCGTTTCCTACGAGAGGAACCAACACTACAGGACTTCGCTCGAAAGCTGCTCAGCTTCACTGACAACCGACAGGACGCCTCGCTTCAGGCCGGTCATTTCAATGATTTTGTAGAAGTCAGCTTGTTGCGTTCTGCTTTGTATAAAGCTGTGGCGGCTGCCGGGAGTGACGGCATTGCCCATGATGAACTTACCCAGCGAGTCTACAAAGCTCTCGACCTGCCGTTGGAATTATTTGCACGCGAACCCGGCGTTCAATTCGCTCAACGAGCCGACACCGAGCGCGCCTTCCGCAATGTCCTGGGCTATCGACTCTACCGCGACCAAAAACGTGGTTGGCGTATTACATCACCAAACCTTGAGCAGTGTGGCCTACTGAAAATTGAGTATCCATCGCTTATTGAGCTTTGTCAGTCGGAGGAACACTGGCAAGGAACCCATGCCGCACTGACCGGCGCGTTACCGGCGACTCGCGAACGGATTTCCCGAGCGCTGTTGGATTACTTGCGTCGGGAACTGGCGATCGACGTTGATTATCTGACAACCGAGTTCTTTGAACGACTGCAACAGCAGAGTTCTCAGCGACTTCGCGAGCCCTGGGCCATCGACGAGCAGGAACGCGCTGAAATAGCGTCCGCCGTATTTCCCCGGGGTCGACGTCCCCATGACCGACAGTTCTACACCTACCTGTCGGGACGCAGTGGATTCGGAATCTATCTTGGTCGCCCGACAACACTCCCGGAGTTTGATCGTTCTGCCGGCAACTTGCGTCTTGTCGACAAGGACACAATTATCCAGAACTTGTTCACCGTACTGGCTAACGCCGGCTACGTTGTGCGCGTTGTCGAGCCATCAGGCGATGAGGATGATCAACCCGGCTATCAACTGTCGGCATCAGCCATGCAGTGGCAGATGGCAGATGGAACCATTGCATTCCACGATCCGATTCGTGTTCCAAATCCACCACAGGAAGGCGGACGCACCAACGACTTCTTCGTGAATTTCTATCGGACAGTGGCAGGTGAGCTTCGAGGTCTGGAAGCTCGCGAACATACCGCTCAGGTCCCGTATCAGGAGCGAGAACGACGTGAACAGGATTTCGGTTCGGCAAAGCTGCCTGTTCTTTACTGTTCGCCAACGATGGAACTGGGTGTTGACATTCGGCAGCTGAACGTCGTCAACATGCGAAACGTACCGCCCACGCCGGCAAATTACGCTCAACGGAGCGGTCGCGCCGGACGCAGCGGGCAACCAGCATTCGTGCTGACGTATTGTACAACTGGAAGTTCACACGACCAGTATTTCTTCCGGCAGCCGGAGCGCATGGTCGCTGGCGCGGTCAGCCCACCGCGACTCGATCTAGCCAACGAAGACCTTGTTCGAGCCCATATTCACGCCATCTGGCTCGCCGAAACCGGTGAGTGGCTGGGCAACTCACTCACCGATCTATTGGATGTCGAAGGCGTCAATCCGACGCTAACAATGCTGCCCAGTAAAAAGGCTGGGTTGTCGAAATCGTCCTCCATCGCCGGGGCACGAGCAAAAGCTGAATCCATTCTTCAAACGATCTCGGCAGAACTCGAATCCGCTTCGTGGTTCACTGATGAGTGGTTGAAACAAACGCTGGATCACACGTTGCACGCGTTTGAAGACGCCTGCCAACGATGGCGGAGCCTGTTTCTTGCAGCGAAGGATCAGTTTGAGCGACAGAACGCGGTCATCGGCGATGTCGCTTTACGAGCACAATGGGACGAGGCACGCCGACTGCGACGCGAGGCAGAAGCGCAGATCGAATTGCTGACAGATGCCAGGAATGTCATCCAGTCGGACTTCTACAGTTACCGGTACTTCGCAAGCGAAGGCTTCCTTCCGGGCTACAACTTCCCTCGTCTGCCGCTTTCAGCGTACATACCTGCTCGGCGACGCATGAAAGGTCAGGACGAATTCCTTTCACGCCCGCGATTCCTTGCCATTTCGGAGTTCGGACCGCGAGGCATCATCTACCACGAAGGTTCCCGCTACATCGTCAACAAGGTGATTCTGCCCATTGCTGAAGGCGACGCTCCGCTCACGGGTGCGGCCAAGCAGTGTGCGGACTGCGGCTACATGCACGAACTGAAGTGGGGTGAAGCCGGACCGGACCGGTGCGAGAACTGTGACAGTGCCCGACTTTCCCGAATCGGATCACTGTTGCGCTTGCAGAATGTCGCGACCAAACGACGTGACAGAATCAGTTCGGATGAAGAAGAACGATTGCGAATGGGGTATGAGCTGCGAACCGGCCTGAGATTTAAGGAAGTCGGTGGGTTACCGCAGTATCGAGTGGCCGAGGTCACTGGCATAACTTCATTCGATTGCAGCTTGACATATGGTGACGCTGCGACGATTTGGCGAATTAACCTTGGCTGGCGCAGGCGAGCAAATCGAGACCAGCATGGGTTTGTGCTCGACATTGAGAAAGGTTATTGGCAGCGTTCCGACCAGTTGCCCGACGAAGAAGACCCCGGCGATCCACTGGGGGCTCGCACACAGCGGGTTGTGCCGTTTGTGGAAGATCGCCGAAACTGCCTGATCTTTGATCCCTCCGGCGGGCTGGACGCGGGCGAGATGGCGGCGTTGCAGGCCGCACTGAAAAAAGCCATTCAGACGATTTACCAGCTTGAAGACAACGAACTCGCTGCGGAACCGCTGCCATCAGTGGACGATCGTCGACAGATTCTGTTTTTTGAATCGGCGGAAGGCGGTGCGGGCGTCCTGCGTCGCATCCTCGAAGACGAGAATTCACTTTCATTGATTGCCGAAGAAGCCCTTCGCCTTTGCCACTTTGACCCGGCTACTGGCAATGATCTTCGTCGAGCGATCGGTGCAACCGAAGACTGTGAAGCTGCCTGTTACGACTGCTTGATGAGCTACTCGAATCAGCGCGATCACGAGTTACTCGATCGCCAGCGTATTCGCGATACGCTGCTTGATCTCAAACACGCCCAGGTCAAAGCCTCTCCCGGAATCAAGTCTTTTGCAGCCCACCTTGCATCGCTCAAGTCGCAATGTGACAGCCAACTGGAAAAGTCCTGGCTCGACTATCTGGCTGCACGACACCTCAGGCTTCCGACAACCGCTCAGAAGTTTTATGAGGAATGTGGCACCCGACCAGACTTCGTGTACGGGAAGCAACACACGGCGATTTACATCGACGGTCCGCCGCATGATTTCGCTGATCGTCAACAACGCGATCAGGA
- a CDS encoding HlyD family secretion protein has protein sequence MRFQKYDFIVLTLFCLCGLVISGCRQKQEDFVSPEKPPKPVAITVLRQTSPTNTQFITGSVVPWKSEQIGFEVAGRVAEVIEPKEFVTPQISGQTNKQASGATPLARLDDEELKIAVESAQASVEVAKLNRDANLVTIEQQLPAQIESARAEADLADVELSRALKLSKQNTISLSELDAARTNASTTKSRLASSNAELAQAKARQLTLEAQILQARQQLSESQRSLRNAVLFSPFPGQVSQIHAVPGTYVKEGDPVVTVQMMDPMTIEFEVTARDSRRYRRGDMLPVQVTDGSGTSRQLSGMVYRVDTVADPAARTFTVTMHVRNEIDESAYMSPDTDEPIAWTNQITPLNIGPMITGDRRQLVVREAVHTIGGETFVWKVTNRRWGTPSPSGDRLLSVTKVPVRITSDVIPYLGRWKFVAIEFTDPNVKMDVDHDLITGKLYFKPTQPEYSVVDEVTSPKNGTSSKKSLPRPRQTALLETWAGSQVMLDEQRWLLRSGDVARISLTPDEPTAGYFVPMKAVREEQGKTFVHVIDETAGQAIARRVFVEIAEGESVLGETVLLRITSTSLQELREGMQVIVEGTHYLNDGDRVVVSQLVGGQP, from the coding sequence ATGCGTTTTCAAAAGTACGACTTCATCGTCTTGACACTTTTCTGCTTATGCGGTCTCGTCATCAGCGGGTGCAGGCAGAAGCAGGAGGATTTCGTCTCGCCGGAAAAACCTCCCAAGCCAGTCGCGATCACTGTGTTGCGGCAAACCTCCCCGACAAATACCCAATTCATCACAGGTTCGGTTGTACCATGGAAATCCGAGCAGATTGGATTTGAGGTCGCCGGACGCGTCGCCGAAGTCATTGAACCAAAAGAATTTGTGACGCCACAAATCAGTGGTCAGACCAATAAACAGGCATCAGGTGCGACTCCACTGGCCCGTCTCGATGATGAAGAATTGAAGATTGCCGTCGAGTCGGCTCAGGCCAGTGTCGAAGTCGCAAAACTGAATCGCGATGCCAATCTGGTGACGATTGAGCAGCAGTTGCCCGCTCAGATCGAATCTGCAAGGGCCGAGGCCGATCTCGCGGACGTCGAGCTATCCCGCGCGTTGAAGCTTTCAAAACAGAATACTATTTCACTCTCGGAACTCGACGCCGCTCGAACAAATGCATCAACGACGAAATCTCGCCTTGCCAGTTCCAATGCCGAATTGGCACAAGCGAAGGCACGCCAGCTTACCCTCGAAGCTCAGATTCTGCAGGCCCGGCAGCAACTCTCTGAATCCCAACGCAGCCTCCGAAACGCCGTGCTGTTCAGCCCGTTCCCCGGTCAGGTTTCCCAGATTCATGCCGTCCCCGGGACGTATGTCAAAGAAGGCGATCCGGTGGTAACCGTGCAGATGATGGATCCGATGACCATCGAATTTGAAGTGACTGCGCGCGACTCTCGCCGCTACCGTCGTGGTGACATGTTGCCGGTTCAAGTCACCGATGGCAGCGGAACTTCTCGCCAGCTTAGCGGCATGGTCTACCGGGTCGACACAGTGGCTGACCCGGCGGCGCGAACGTTCACGGTCACGATGCACGTGCGAAACGAGATAGACGAATCCGCGTACATGTCGCCAGACACTGACGAGCCGATCGCATGGACGAATCAGATCACCCCATTAAATATTGGCCCGATGATTACGGGCGACCGGCGACAACTTGTCGTACGTGAAGCGGTTCATACGATCGGCGGCGAGACGTTTGTCTGGAAAGTTACCAATCGCCGCTGGGGAACGCCATCGCCGTCGGGCGATCGGTTGCTTTCAGTGACCAAAGTCCCTGTGCGAATCACCAGCGACGTGATCCCCTATCTCGGACGGTGGAAATTTGTCGCAATCGAGTTCACCGATCCGAACGTAAAGATGGATGTCGATCACGATTTGATTACCGGCAAACTTTACTTCAAGCCAACCCAGCCTGAGTACTCTGTCGTGGACGAGGTAACGAGTCCCAAGAATGGAACCAGCTCAAAGAAGTCATTACCTCGCCCACGACAAACGGCACTATTGGAAACCTGGGCCGGCTCTCAGGTCATGCTTGATGAGCAACGCTGGCTGTTGCGATCGGGCGACGTCGCGCGGATTTCACTGACTCCCGACGAACCGACCGCTGGGTATTTCGTCCCGATGAAGGCCGTCCGCGAAGAACAAGGGAAGACCTTCGTCCACGTCATTGATGAAACTGCGGGCCAGGCGATCGCGCGACGCGTCTTTGTCGAAATCGCCGAAGGAGAATCGGTCCTCGGCGAAACGGTCTTGCTGCGGATCACGTCGACTTCCTTGCAGGAGTTGCGTGAGGGGATGCAGGTCATTGTCGAAGGCACGCACTACTTGAACGACGGAGACCGCGTTGTGGTTTCGCAACTTGTGGGAGGCCAGCCATGA